Proteins found in one Anaerolineae bacterium genomic segment:
- a CDS encoding ornithine cyclodeaminase, producing the protein MLVLRATDVLRALPMAEAIEAVKRAYQALSAEEAEVPLRLSLPVAPHEGVSLFMPAYVHTSQEEALAVKVVSVFPHNVERGLPLIHAAVLVLEANSGRPLALLEGGALTAIRTGAASGAATDVLARPDSRVLAVFGAGAQGRTQIEAVCTVRPIERVWLFDLDRACAEALAADVAGKGPVPQDVRVAASPREAVAEADVICTATTSRRPVFADEDLKPGVHINGIGAYTPEMAEVPPETVARALVVVDSRQAALAEAGDLIQPLRAGRITEAHIHAELGEILLGRKPGRTSPEQITFFKSVGVAVQDALTARVALRNALEEGLGQRVTW; encoded by the coding sequence ATGTTGGTTTTGCGCGCGACCGATGTCCTGCGGGCCTTGCCCATGGCCGAGGCCATTGAGGCGGTCAAACGGGCCTACCAGGCGCTCTCGGCAGAGGAAGCCGAGGTGCCGTTGCGCCTCTCGTTGCCGGTGGCGCCCCATGAAGGGGTGAGTTTGTTCATGCCGGCGTATGTGCACACTTCTCAGGAGGAGGCGCTGGCGGTCAAGGTGGTTTCGGTGTTCCCGCACAATGTGGAGCGGGGGTTGCCCCTGATCCATGCGGCCGTGTTGGTGCTGGAGGCCAACTCGGGACGTCCGTTGGCCTTGCTGGAGGGGGGGGCGTTGACCGCCATCCGCACCGGAGCGGCTTCGGGGGCGGCGACCGATGTGCTGGCCCGCCCTGATAGCCGGGTGCTGGCCGTCTTCGGCGCTGGCGCACAGGGCCGCACGCAAATCGAGGCGGTCTGCACGGTTCGGCCCATCGAACGGGTGTGGCTGTTCGACCTGGACCGGGCCTGCGCCGAAGCCCTGGCCGCTGATGTGGCCGGGAAGGGGCCGGTGCCACAAGATGTTCGTGTGGCCGCCTCGCCCCGCGAAGCCGTGGCCGAGGCCGATGTCATTTGCACGGCGACCACCTCTCGCCGGCCGGTCTTCGCCGACGAGGACCTGAAGCCGGGCGTGCACATCAACGGCATCGGCGCGTATACCCCCGAAATGGCCGAGGTGCCTCCGGAGACCGTGGCCCGCGCCCTGGTGGTGGTGGATTCGCGCCAGGCCGCTCTGGCCGAAGCGGGGGACCTGATCCAGCCCCTGCGCGCCGGACGCATCACCGAGGCCCACATCCACGCCGAGTTGGGCGAAATTTTGCTGGGGCGCAAGCCGGGACGCACCTCGCCGGAGCAGATCACCTTCTTCAAGTCGGTGGGCGTGGCCGTCCAGGATGCCCTGACCGCCCGCGTGGCCCTGCGCAACGCCCTCGAAGAGGGCCTGGGGCAACGGGTGACCTGGTGA